The following are encoded together in the Naumannella cuiyingiana genome:
- a CDS encoding iron-containing alcohol dehydrogenase → MSEQQQGTEETIFTWGAPPLKVGNGASDEIGFDVAQYGAKRVLVITDPGLAATEVPHRVADALRRHGLEVEVYDGVHVEPTDESMEKAIAYAAAQGPWDAFVAVGGGSSIDTAKAVNLLTTFPGELMDYLNAPIGRAQIPPGPLKPLFAVPTTAGTGAESTNVCIMDVLSMKVKTGISHWRLRPTMAIVDPALTMTLPPEVTAAAGMDILCHAAESYTARWYADFARKAPEERVTYCGANPVSDLWAEKSLGLLARSFRRAVHEGDTEARGDMMFAATFAGMGFGNAGVHIPHANAYPIAGMVRDFRPSGYPQEEAMVPHGMSVSLTAPEAFRYTFSAAPDRHLRVAELLAPDAERTDEPADQLPSVLIDLMRDIGIPNGIGGVGFTESDVPDLVPGTMKQQRLLTMAPRVPSEEDIAGILTRSVSNW, encoded by the coding sequence GTGAGCGAGCAGCAGCAGGGCACCGAGGAGACGATCTTCACCTGGGGGGCACCGCCGCTCAAGGTGGGCAACGGGGCGAGCGACGAGATCGGCTTCGACGTCGCGCAGTACGGGGCCAAGCGGGTGCTGGTGATCACCGATCCCGGGCTGGCGGCGACCGAGGTGCCGCACCGGGTCGCGGACGCGCTGCGCCGCCACGGCCTGGAGGTCGAGGTCTATGACGGCGTACACGTGGAGCCGACCGACGAGAGCATGGAGAAGGCGATCGCCTACGCCGCGGCCCAGGGGCCGTGGGACGCGTTCGTCGCGGTCGGTGGCGGCAGCTCGATCGACACCGCGAAGGCGGTCAACCTGCTGACCACCTTCCCCGGCGAGCTGATGGACTACCTGAACGCGCCGATCGGGCGCGCGCAGATCCCGCCCGGACCGCTGAAGCCGCTCTTCGCGGTGCCGACCACCGCGGGCACGGGCGCCGAGAGCACCAACGTCTGCATCATGGACGTGTTGTCGATGAAGGTGAAGACCGGGATCAGCCACTGGCGCCTGCGCCCGACGATGGCGATCGTCGACCCCGCGCTGACGATGACTCTGCCCCCGGAGGTGACCGCGGCCGCCGGTATGGACATCTTGTGTCACGCTGCGGAGTCCTACACCGCGCGCTGGTACGCCGACTTCGCGCGCAAGGCGCCCGAGGAGCGAGTCACCTACTGCGGCGCCAACCCGGTGTCGGACCTGTGGGCGGAGAAGTCGCTCGGGTTGTTGGCACGGTCGTTTCGCCGCGCGGTGCACGAGGGCGACACCGAGGCCCGCGGCGACATGATGTTCGCGGCGACCTTCGCGGGGATGGGATTCGGCAACGCGGGCGTACACATCCCGCATGCCAACGCCTACCCGATCGCCGGGATGGTCCGCGACTTCCGCCCGTCGGGTTATCCGCAGGAGGAGGCGATGGTGCCGCACGGCATGTCGGTCTCCCTGACCGCACCGGAGGCGTTCCGCTACACGTTCTCCGCGGCTCCGGACCGGCACCTGCGGGTGGCCGAGCTGCTCGCGCCGGACGCGGAGCGGACCGACGAGCCGGCCGACCAGTTGCCCTCGGTGCTGATCGACCTGATGCGCGACATCGGGATTCCGAACGGCATCGGCGGGGTCGGCTTCACCGAGTCCGACGTGCCCGACCTGGTGCCCGGCACGATGAAGCAGCAGCGCCTGCTGACGATGGCGCCGCGCGTGCCCAGCGAGGAGGACATCGCGGGCATCCTGACCCGCTCGGTCAGCAACTGGTGA
- a CDS encoding N-acyl homoserine lactonase family protein: protein MKVHVLSTGVMETDLTWLLLKGGRTIRDRHHKDDPVVWGDCPTHAVLIEHPDGKILWDTGVPRDWEQRWAPTGFQEFFPVREPVDGPGYLDTALADLELGPDDIDVLVLSHLHFDHAANAKMFPKAKIMAQRAELEGVKTITGEFAGAHLVSDYAGLDIEPIDGDAEIAPGVGVIFTPGHTWGTMSLRLDLPNDGTKIFTSDAVYLADSWGPPAVGAAIVWDNVKWLESVDKLRRIADETGAEMIFGHDAEQAKTLTYAPDGHYS, encoded by the coding sequence ATGAAGGTGCACGTCCTGTCCACGGGCGTGATGGAGACGGACCTGACCTGGCTGCTGCTGAAGGGCGGCCGGACGATCCGGGACCGCCACCACAAGGACGATCCGGTCGTCTGGGGTGATTGTCCGACCCACGCGGTGCTGATCGAGCATCCCGACGGCAAGATCTTGTGGGACACCGGCGTACCCCGCGACTGGGAGCAGCGCTGGGCGCCCACCGGTTTTCAGGAGTTCTTCCCGGTACGCGAGCCCGTCGACGGGCCCGGCTATCTCGACACGGCGCTCGCCGACCTCGAGCTCGGACCGGATGACATCGACGTGCTGGTGCTCTCCCATCTGCACTTCGATCACGCCGCCAACGCCAAGATGTTCCCCAAGGCCAAGATCATGGCCCAGCGCGCCGAGCTGGAGGGCGTGAAAACGATCACCGGCGAGTTCGCGGGTGCGCACCTGGTCAGCGACTACGCGGGACTGGACATCGAGCCGATCGACGGCGATGCCGAGATCGCCCCGGGCGTTGGCGTGATCTTCACCCCCGGGCACACCTGGGGCACGATGTCGCTGCGGCTCGACCTGCCCAATGACGGGACCAAGATCTTCACCTCCGATGCCGTGTATCTCGCCGATTCCTGGGGCCCGCCGGCGGTGGGCGCGGCGATCGTCTGGGACAACGTCAAGTGGTTGGAGTCGGTGGACAAGCTGCGCCGGATCGCCGACGAGACCGGGGCCGAGATGATCTTCGGCCACGACGCGGAGCAGGCCAAGACGCTGACCTATGCACCCGACGGTCACTACAGCTGA
- the ffh gene encoding signal recognition particle protein — translation MFDTLQDRLAATFKGLRGKGRLTDADIDATAREIRIALLEADVNLAVVKEFIAAVRERAKGAELSGALNPSQQVIKIVNEELVDILGGQTRTLRFAKRPPTVIMLAGLQGAGKTTLAGKLAKWLAEQGHTPLLVAADLQRPNAVQQLTVVAERAGVAWYAPQPGNGVGDPVAVARESIGIAETKQHDVVIVDTAGRLGVDAELMQQAADIKAAVNPDEVLFVVDAMIGQDAVNTANAFAEGVGFDGVVLTKLDGDARGGAALSIARVTGRPIMFASNGEKLADFDVFHPDRMASRILGMGDMLTLIEQAEKTFDAEQSAKAAAKLTGRGGEFGLGDFLDQMKAVRRMGPLSKIFGMLPGAGAMKDQIANIDEKEIDRLEAIILSMTPTERDNPKILDGSRRSRIAKGSGTKVSDVNQLVDRFFEARKMMTALASGSMPGMPGMPGMPGGGPGKSAQRSGKQQAKKGKKRGKGVSGNPAKRAGAITTGAEETPADPAAAFGNLDPSQLDEKQLQQAMGDFELPPQLRDMFKNR, via the coding sequence TTGTTCGACACACTGCAAGACCGGCTGGCCGCGACCTTCAAGGGCCTGCGCGGCAAGGGCCGGCTGACCGATGCCGATATCGACGCCACGGCGCGGGAGATCCGGATTGCGCTGCTGGAGGCCGATGTCAACCTGGCGGTGGTCAAGGAGTTCATCGCCGCGGTCAGGGAGCGCGCCAAGGGCGCCGAGCTGTCGGGGGCGCTGAACCCGAGCCAGCAGGTCATCAAGATCGTCAACGAGGAGCTCGTCGACATCCTCGGCGGGCAGACGCGTACCCTCCGCTTCGCCAAGCGGCCACCGACCGTGATCATGCTGGCCGGCCTGCAGGGTGCGGGCAAGACCACGCTGGCGGGCAAACTCGCGAAGTGGCTCGCCGAGCAGGGGCACACCCCGCTGCTGGTGGCCGCCGACCTGCAGCGGCCGAACGCGGTCCAGCAGCTCACCGTGGTGGCCGAGCGTGCCGGCGTCGCCTGGTACGCCCCGCAGCCCGGCAACGGGGTGGGCGACCCCGTCGCGGTTGCGCGCGAGTCCATCGGCATCGCCGAGACCAAACAGCACGATGTGGTGATCGTCGACACCGCCGGCCGGCTCGGCGTCGATGCCGAGCTGATGCAGCAGGCCGCCGACATCAAGGCGGCGGTGAACCCGGACGAGGTCTTGTTCGTCGTCGACGCGATGATCGGCCAGGACGCGGTGAACACCGCGAACGCGTTCGCCGAGGGGGTCGGCTTCGACGGCGTCGTGTTGACCAAGCTCGACGGTGACGCCCGTGGCGGCGCCGCGCTGTCGATCGCCCGGGTCACCGGCCGGCCGATCATGTTCGCCTCCAACGGCGAGAAGCTGGCCGACTTCGACGTCTTCCATCCCGACCGGATGGCCAGCCGGATCCTCGGCATGGGCGACATGCTCACCCTGATCGAGCAGGCCGAGAAGACCTTCGACGCCGAGCAGTCGGCCAAGGCCGCGGCCAAGCTCACCGGCCGCGGCGGCGAGTTCGGGTTGGGCGACTTCCTGGACCAGATGAAGGCGGTACGCCGGATGGGGCCGCTGTCCAAGATCTTCGGCATGCTGCCCGGCGCCGGCGCGATGAAGGACCAGATCGCCAACATCGACGAGAAGGAGATCGACCGGCTCGAGGCGATCATCTTGTCGATGACGCCGACCGAGCGGGACAACCCGAAGATCCTCGACGGCTCCCGGCGCTCCCGGATCGCCAAGGGATCGGGCACCAAGGTCTCCGACGTCAACCAGCTCGTCGACCGCTTCTTCGAGGCGCGCAAGATGATGACCGCGTTGGCCAGCGGCTCGATGCCCGGAATGCCGGGAATGCCCGGAATGCCGGGCGGTGGTCCCGGGAAGAGCGCCCAGCGTTCGGGCAAGCAGCAGGCGAAGAAGGGCAAGAAGCGCGGCAAGGGCGTCTCCGGGAATCCCGCCAAGCGGGCCGGCGCGATCACCACCGGTGCCGAGGAGACGCCGGCCGATCCCGCGGCCGCGTTCGGCAATCTGGACCCCAGCCAGCTCGACGAGAAGCAACTGCAGCAGGCGATGGGCGATTTCGAGCTGCCGCCGCAACTGCGGGACATGTTCAAGAACCGCTGA
- a CDS encoding GAF domain-containing protein, translated as MPEPAPTPRDPTPTRVLRAVSECAVDLADLRDPHLVLQGIVRRTRDLLGTDMAYLSLNDLGRGETHIEYTDGVRTEAYRTIRMPLGTGVLGAVAAGGVDVQTTDYTDDAAMNHLPRIDDIVVGEGVRAIHGCPIRVGGHVVGALLVAQRTRMRFGRRQIAALRRMAEAAAVALELERLRAGGADPVAARFHDELTARVPDGPEAVCTLIGARVGHPVELIEPGAEVDGVAAAALGTAVAASLHTAAAVGVEGADATVLAARHGGGHVATVICRVPHARLGERERQLLGRSSPAVGAAVAVQRNQVEALSRGHAELVDDLLASATPGKELLARARALGFAPRRPVLVLVARRFGGSREAFVRAARAALAPAPALASSHDGHLCVLAQPAGPEHSADAVLAAVRPNPAVLGWSIAADGLAEVAAAHVTARRAAHALEALGAAAAAADPPALGLAGVLVAGNDPALVDELITGQLGPVLAYDERHGTRLAETAWAVLESGSSAGSAGRLHVHPNTVRQRCERIGALIGADWRRPPRSVDLHFALRLWRVRAELG; from the coding sequence GTGCCCGAACCGGCCCCGACCCCGCGCGACCCCACCCCGACCCGCGTGCTCCGCGCGGTCTCGGAGTGCGCGGTCGACCTGGCCGATCTGCGCGACCCGCACCTCGTGCTGCAGGGCATCGTGCGCCGCACGCGCGATCTGCTCGGCACCGACATGGCCTATCTCAGCCTGAACGATCTCGGCCGCGGCGAGACGCACATCGAGTACACCGACGGCGTGCGCACCGAGGCGTACCGGACGATCCGGATGCCGCTCGGTACCGGCGTCCTGGGCGCGGTCGCGGCCGGCGGGGTGGACGTGCAGACCACCGACTACACCGATGACGCCGCGATGAACCACCTGCCGCGGATCGACGACATCGTCGTCGGCGAAGGGGTACGCGCGATTCACGGCTGCCCGATCCGCGTCGGCGGGCACGTCGTCGGAGCGCTGCTGGTCGCCCAGCGCACCCGGATGCGGTTCGGCCGCCGCCAGATCGCCGCGCTGCGCCGGATGGCCGAGGCGGCGGCGGTCGCGCTGGAGCTGGAGCGGCTGCGCGCGGGCGGCGCCGATCCGGTGGCCGCGCGGTTCCACGACGAGCTGACCGCCCGCGTACCGGACGGTCCGGAGGCCGTCTGCACCCTGATCGGCGCCCGCGTCGGTCACCCGGTGGAGCTGATCGAGCCGGGCGCCGAGGTCGATGGAGTGGCCGCGGCGGCGCTCGGCACGGCGGTCGCCGCCTCGCTGCACACCGCGGCGGCGGTCGGGGTCGAGGGCGCCGACGCCACGGTGCTCGCCGCACGCCACGGCGGCGGGCACGTCGCCACCGTGATCTGCCGGGTCCCGCACGCGCGCCTCGGCGAACGCGAGCGCCAACTGCTGGGGCGCTCCTCGCCCGCGGTGGGCGCGGCGGTGGCCGTCCAGCGCAACCAGGTCGAGGCCCTGTCGCGCGGGCACGCCGAGCTGGTCGACGACCTGCTGGCGAGCGCGACCCCGGGCAAGGAACTGCTCGCAAGGGCCCGGGCCCTCGGGTTCGCCCCGCGCCGCCCGGTACTGGTGCTCGTGGCGCGCCGCTTCGGCGGCAGCCGCGAGGCGTTCGTCCGCGCCGCCCGCGCCGCGCTCGCCCCGGCGCCCGCGCTGGCGTCCTCCCATGACGGTCACCTGTGCGTGCTGGCGCAGCCGGCGGGCCCCGAGCACTCCGCCGATGCCGTGCTGGCGGCGGTCCGCCCGAACCCCGCCGTCCTGGGCTGGAGCATCGCGGCGGACGGGCTGGCCGAGGTGGCGGCCGCACATGTCACCGCCCGGCGGGCCGCGCACGCGCTCGAGGCCCTGGGCGCCGCGGCCGCGGCGGCCGACCCGCCCGCGCTGGGCCTCGCCGGCGTACTGGTCGCCGGCAACGACCCGGCGCTGGTCGACGAGCTGATCACCGGCCAGCTCGGCCCGGTGCTCGCCTACGACGAGCGGCACGGCACGCGGCTGGCCGAGACGGCCTGGGCGGTGCTGGAATCGGGATCGAGCGCCGGGTCGGCGGGGCGCCTGCACGTGCACCCGAACACCGTGCGGCAGCGCTGCGAGCGGATCGGCGCGCTGATCGGCGCCGACTGGCGGCGCCCGCCGCGCTCGGTCGACCTGCACTTCGCGCTGCGCCTGTGGCGCGTCCGGGCCGAGCTCGGCTGA
- a CDS encoding DUF6506 family protein has translation MSAADIPSPVTWAAVIEHPGADPVRDRHVYSAPGVRALIVPVPSGDAAAEVARALVDEGVSLIELCGGLTSAHVAAVQAAVGDRAAVGHVTFSSEALQRAAAYAGAAGAAG, from the coding sequence ATGAGTGCAGCCGACATTCCGAGCCCGGTGACCTGGGCGGCCGTGATCGAGCACCCGGGCGCCGATCCGGTACGCGACCGCCACGTCTACTCCGCCCCCGGCGTCCGGGCACTGATCGTGCCCGTCCCGTCCGGTGACGCCGCCGCCGAGGTCGCGCGCGCCCTCGTCGACGAGGGCGTCAGCCTGATCGAACTCTGCGGCGGACTGACCAGCGCCCACGTCGCCGCGGTCCAGGCGGCCGTCGGCGACCGGGCCGCGGTCGGGCATGTGACGTTCTCGTCCGAGGCGCTGCAACGCGCCGCCGCCTATGCGGGGGCGGCGGGGGCGGCGGGCTGA
- a CDS encoding erythromycin esterase family protein, whose product MITKRLLAATVITATLLFGGCTAAPTADFGPAEFGRYVTPLDDLALPAAVDGARLVGMGEATHGNTEFLAAKQAVFAELATEHGYRVFAIEGDFGGAAAVNAYVRDGSGSAQEAVSAIGFPIYRTRELVAQVEWIRDFNTRAKAGDKISFYGVDFQRYDRNKDGLASNLSALDPGFAKEAEEALAPLTDAKFRGLDDEQQRSAAAAARTVLDTLVAREQRYAETDRAAYDLARQYATIIWQGAEWRASGADSNLRDAFMADNVGWVLDREPGRRAFLSGHNGHVLTTPYTFTPTGALLRQRLGDDYYAIGTDVVNSTFTMAGVRGSSQASISNGAAKEWARLFGEKEPGFVDFASASADPAVAAFLREPRAMTNVGNEVVPGFQFLPFTYTITLAPAESYDALVFVADATPTTLLPPS is encoded by the coding sequence ATGATCACCAAGCGCCTGCTGGCCGCCACCGTCATCACCGCCACGCTGCTGTTCGGCGGCTGCACCGCGGCCCCGACCGCCGACTTCGGCCCCGCCGAGTTCGGCCGCTACGTCACGCCGCTGGACGACCTCGCCCTGCCCGCCGCCGTCGACGGCGCCCGACTGGTCGGGATGGGCGAGGCCACCCACGGCAATACCGAGTTCTTGGCCGCCAAGCAGGCGGTGTTCGCGGAGCTGGCGACCGAGCACGGCTACCGGGTCTTCGCCATCGAGGGCGACTTCGGCGGCGCGGCAGCGGTCAACGCCTATGTCCGCGACGGCAGCGGAAGCGCGCAGGAGGCCGTCTCGGCGATCGGCTTCCCGATCTACCGGACCCGCGAGTTGGTGGCACAGGTGGAATGGATCCGCGACTTCAACACCCGCGCCAAGGCCGGGGACAAGATCAGCTTCTACGGTGTCGACTTCCAGCGCTATGACCGCAACAAGGACGGCCTGGCGAGCAACCTGTCCGCGCTCGACCCCGGTTTCGCGAAGGAGGCCGAGGAGGCGCTCGCCCCGCTCACCGACGCCAAGTTCCGCGGGCTGGACGATGAGCAGCAGCGCAGTGCCGCGGCCGCCGCCCGGACCGTGTTGGACACCCTGGTCGCCCGCGAGCAGCGCTACGCCGAGACCGATCGGGCGGCCTACGATCTTGCCCGGCAGTACGCCACGATCATCTGGCAGGGCGCCGAGTGGCGCGCCAGCGGCGCCGACTCCAATCTCCGCGACGCCTTCATGGCCGACAACGTGGGCTGGGTGCTGGACCGTGAGCCCGGACGCCGGGCGTTCTTGTCCGGGCACAACGGCCACGTCCTGACCACCCCCTACACCTTCACGCCGACCGGTGCGCTGCTGCGGCAGCGGCTGGGCGACGACTACTACGCCATCGGCACCGACGTGGTGAACTCCACCTTCACGATGGCCGGGGTCAGGGGCTCGTCGCAGGCCAGCATCAGCAACGGGGCCGCGAAGGAGTGGGCGCGGCTGTTCGGCGAGAAGGAACCGGGCTTCGTCGACTTCGCCTCCGCCAGCGCCGATCCGGCCGTTGCCGCCTTCCTGCGAGAGCCACGGGCGATGACGAATGTCGGCAACGAGGTGGTGCCGGGCTTCCAGTTCCTGCCGTTCACCTACACCATCACTCTCGCCCCGGCCGAGTCCTACGACGCGCTGGTCTTCGTCGCCGACGCGACGCCGACCACCCTGCTGCCCCCGAGCTGA
- a CDS encoding zinc ribbon domain-containing protein — MIIYDYRCEAGHGFEAFVASASADAPACPECGAASRRRPSAVNTTGASTGPSREQLPHSWNAVGKGDRDAVRHWHNLASRREKLEERHPELAGDRRPVLAHEGIFAGRPLRAGDDIGAAVARASADRRDADQATGKQESAKKKETR, encoded by the coding sequence ATGATCATCTACGACTACCGGTGCGAGGCCGGGCACGGGTTCGAGGCCTTCGTCGCCTCGGCCTCGGCCGACGCGCCCGCCTGCCCCGAGTGCGGGGCCGCGAGCCGGCGCCGGCCGTCGGCGGTGAACACGACCGGCGCCTCGACCGGCCCGAGCCGCGAGCAGCTCCCGCACAGTTGGAATGCGGTCGGCAAGGGCGATCGCGACGCGGTACGTCACTGGCACAACCTCGCCAGTCGGCGCGAGAAGCTGGAGGAGAGGCACCCCGAGCTGGCCGGGGACCGGCGCCCGGTGCTGGCCCACGAGGGCATCTTCGCCGGTCGGCCGTTGCGGGCCGGCGACGACATCGGCGCCGCGGTGGCCCGGGCGAGCGCCGACCGGCGAGACGCCGATCAGGCGACGGGCAAACAGGAGAGCGCGAAGAAGAAGGAGACCAGGTGA
- a CDS encoding MFS transporter, translating to MTDTASASAPVNKRGRVIFASLVGTSIEFYDFYIYATAAVLVFPKLFFPNADPTTQLLGSFAVFGVAFIARPLGSIIFGHLGDRIGRKGTLIGSLLTMGVATFLIGCLPTAATPGWVVLAPLCLVILRFCQGIGLGGEWSGAALLATENAPEGKRAIYGTFPQLGAPIGFILANIFFIIMSQSLTPEAFASWGWRVPFLASAVLVLLGLYVRLQLVESPAFQRVQAQGAVRRVPLGDVVTTHLRPLILGTFNMLATYVLFYLLTTFVLSFGTAAPDAQVPGLGYPRSQFLAMMIVGVVFFGAFVLVAGPLAERFGRRRALLVITAGIAVFGALWVPMFGGGFVGVMAVLIIGFSLMGLTYGPMGALLPEMFPTNVRYTGSAVSYNLASILGAAVAPFIALFLWRSAGGSPVLVGLYLSGAAVITMVSLFLTRETRDQAYETNVG from the coding sequence GTGACGGATACAGCCTCGGCATCGGCGCCGGTGAACAAGCGCGGCAGGGTCATCTTCGCCTCCCTGGTCGGCACGTCGATCGAGTTCTACGACTTCTACATCTACGCGACGGCGGCCGTGCTGGTCTTCCCCAAGCTGTTCTTCCCCAATGCCGACCCGACCACGCAGCTGCTCGGCTCGTTCGCGGTGTTCGGCGTGGCCTTCATCGCCCGCCCGCTGGGCTCGATCATCTTCGGCCACCTCGGCGACCGGATCGGCCGCAAGGGCACCCTGATCGGCTCGCTGCTGACCATGGGCGTCGCCACTTTCCTGATCGGCTGCCTGCCGACCGCCGCCACTCCCGGCTGGGTCGTCCTGGCACCCCTGTGCCTGGTCATCCTCCGGTTCTGCCAAGGCATCGGGCTGGGCGGTGAATGGTCCGGCGCGGCGCTGCTCGCGACCGAGAATGCGCCGGAGGGCAAGCGCGCCATCTACGGCACGTTCCCGCAGCTCGGCGCGCCGATCGGCTTCATCCTGGCGAACATCTTCTTCATCATCATGTCTCAGTCGCTCACTCCCGAGGCCTTCGCGAGCTGGGGCTGGCGGGTGCCGTTCCTGGCCAGCGCGGTGCTGGTCCTGCTCGGGCTGTACGTGCGACTGCAGCTCGTCGAGTCGCCGGCCTTCCAGCGGGTCCAGGCCCAGGGTGCGGTACGCCGGGTCCCGCTCGGCGATGTCGTGACCACCCACCTGCGGCCGCTGATCCTCGGCACCTTCAACATGCTGGCGACCTACGTGTTGTTCTACCTGCTGACCACGTTCGTGCTCAGCTTCGGCACGGCGGCGCCGGACGCGCAGGTTCCCGGATTGGGTTATCCGCGCAGCCAGTTCCTGGCGATGATGATCGTCGGGGTGGTGTTCTTCGGCGCCTTCGTGCTGGTTGCAGGCCCACTGGCCGAACGCTTCGGCCGGCGTCGCGCCCTGCTGGTGATCACGGCCGGGATCGCCGTCTTCGGCGCGCTGTGGGTGCCGATGTTCGGCGGCGGCTTCGTCGGCGTGATGGCCGTGCTGATCATCGGCTTCAGCCTGATGGGGCTCACCTACGGCCCGATGGGCGCGCTGTTGCCCGAGATGTTCCCGACCAATGTCCGCTACACGGGCTCGGCGGTCAGCTACAACCTGGCCTCGATCCTCGGCGCGGCGGTGGCGCCGTTCATCGCCTTGTTCCTGTGGCGCAGCGCCGGCGGCAGCCCCGTGCTGGTCGGGCTCTACCTGTCCGGCGCAGCCGTGATCACCATGGTCTCGCTCTTCCTGACCCGCGAGACCCGCGACCAGGCGTACGAGACCAACGTCGGCTGA
- the ftsY gene encoding signal recognition particle-docking protein FtsY translates to MDLTLILIIVLVAGLVAVAIGGVAARRQAIRARERAELEGRAAEESGEPPAPGGVAVDEREEPAVTDREQTVPAPAPEETVEVDETLEEVEAPADSVAVPLETPEPPRTRLQRLRARLARSDNPLSRAMLGLLSGEKLDEETWEDFEDTLLTADLGVGPTTQLTERLRERFTVDGIADPDRARTVLREELLALIGPDTDRGLHTDGTPGVVLVVGVNGTGKTTTVGKLARVLVAEDRDVLLGAADTFRAAAADQLETWGERVGVPTVRGIEGADPASVAFDAVSAGVENEVDVVIVDTAGRLHTKTGLMDELGKVKRVIERKAPVTEVLLVIDATTGQNGLTQARIFAEVVDVTGVVLTKLDGSAKGGIIVAVQNELGVPVKLVGLGEGADDLAPFDPEVFVDALLDPTR, encoded by the coding sequence GTGGATCTGACCCTCATTCTGATCATCGTCCTGGTCGCCGGTCTGGTCGCGGTCGCGATCGGCGGCGTCGCGGCCCGCCGGCAGGCCATCAGGGCCCGCGAACGTGCCGAACTGGAGGGCCGCGCCGCCGAGGAGTCCGGCGAGCCCCCGGCGCCCGGGGGAGTCGCGGTCGACGAGCGGGAGGAGCCGGCGGTCACCGACCGCGAGCAGACCGTCCCGGCTCCCGCCCCGGAGGAGACCGTCGAGGTCGACGAGACCCTCGAGGAGGTCGAGGCGCCGGCGGACTCGGTCGCCGTCCCGCTGGAGACCCCGGAGCCCCCGCGTACCCGCCTGCAACGCCTGCGCGCCCGGCTCGCCCGCTCCGACAACCCACTGTCCCGCGCCATGCTCGGCCTGCTGTCGGGCGAGAAGCTGGACGAGGAGACCTGGGAGGACTTCGAGGACACGCTGCTCACCGCAGATCTCGGTGTCGGCCCCACCACGCAGCTCACCGAGCGGCTGCGCGAGCGGTTCACCGTGGACGGCATTGCCGATCCCGACCGGGCCCGGACCGTGCTGCGCGAGGAGTTGCTGGCGCTGATCGGTCCCGACACCGACCGCGGCCTGCACACGGACGGTACGCCGGGAGTGGTGCTGGTGGTCGGTGTCAACGGCACCGGCAAGACCACCACCGTGGGCAAGCTCGCCCGGGTCCTCGTCGCCGAGGACCGCGATGTCCTGCTCGGCGCCGCCGACACCTTCCGCGCGGCGGCCGCGGACCAGCTCGAGACCTGGGGCGAGCGGGTCGGCGTACCGACCGTCCGCGGCATCGAAGGTGCCGATCCGGCCAGCGTGGCCTTCGACGCGGTCAGCGCCGGCGTCGAGAACGAGGTCGACGTGGTGATCGTCGACACGGCCGGGCGGCTGCACACCAAGACCGGCCTGATGGACGAGCTGGGCAAGGTCAAGCGCGTGATCGAACGCAAGGCGCCGGTCACCGAGGTGTTGTTGGTGATCGACGCCACCACCGGTCAGAACGGTCTGACCCAGGCGCGGATCTTCGCCGAGGTGGTCGACGTGACCGGCGTGGTGCTGACCAAGCTCGACGGCTCGGCCAAGGGCGGGATCATCGTCGCGGTGCAGAACGAGCTCGGCGTACCGGTCAAACTGGTCGGACTCGGCGAGGGCGCGGATGATCTTGCGCCGTTCGACCCCGAGGTCTTCGTCGACGCGCTGCTCGATCCGACCCGCTAG
- a CDS encoding NAD(P)H-dependent oxidoreductase: MTESTPTPPPSDDPLARIGILISSTRPNRIGHHVADWVTELAPDDVEARALDLARIGLPLLDEPDLPANGNYAQPHTRAWSELIMGIDGLIIVTGEYNAGYPAPLKNAIDYLWAEWRDLPVGCVGYGWGGARKAIAALDQTLERLNMKVLRPVCLEFGNDLTERGEIGVPNPAPEEAVRTLYSQLIAAGSPRGAGS; this comes from the coding sequence GTGACCGAATCGACCCCCACCCCGCCCCCTTCCGACGATCCGCTCGCGCGGATCGGCATCCTGATCTCCAGCACCCGACCCAACCGGATCGGCCACCACGTGGCCGACTGGGTGACCGAACTCGCGCCTGATGACGTCGAGGCCCGCGCCCTCGATCTGGCCCGGATCGGTCTTCCACTGCTGGACGAGCCCGACCTGCCCGCCAATGGCAACTATGCGCAGCCCCACACCCGGGCCTGGTCGGAGTTGATCATGGGCATCGACGGGCTGATCATCGTCACCGGCGAGTACAACGCGGGCTATCCGGCGCCGCTGAAGAATGCCATCGACTACCTCTGGGCGGAATGGCGCGATCTTCCGGTGGGCTGTGTCGGCTACGGCTGGGGCGGCGCCCGGAAGGCGATCGCCGCCCTCGACCAGACCCTGGAGCGGCTGAACATGAAGGTGCTGCGCCCCGTCTGCCTCGAGTTCGGCAACGACCTCACCGAGCGGGGCGAGATCGGCGTACCCAATCCGGCGCCGGAGGAAGCGGTCCGCACGCTGTATTCCCAGTTGATCGCCGCCGGCTCGCCCCGCGGGGCCGGCTCGTAG